One window from the genome of Pseudonocardia hierapolitana encodes:
- a CDS encoding cell division protein FtsK produces the protein MTEFRSGNEPRRSGVPGDDPPTEPIPVVPAPPNGAAPAGPLPRWPLPAGTAGPALEGVILSELESEYVARHFEYQRRTPGRSPADQSKAVQVRRAAPLVRRRRSVAPALRKAVSVVRGGTGRATVYLITTARVAVTHERIRSTLRWAVRNAVVYVATGVWVVVRRVWEAHTQSRYERMMRQAELAGDMQRLIDWEHRAERARAMRHKRRMDWMYAPFALAKAVAVAAMTIAGMLLALGITLAVGYQDITWVLAPLQAAVDLIAWVVWLVTVVWLPLVLAAPWLALAALWQLGRAHGTVPTWAAPLRMREQEGVIVTPGGVAAALAHLGIGRLNEAIKKGWEVEFLTPPVRVNNCGYHAAFSLPMGVTPDMIADRRDVLARNLNRAPLEVWPTAAERAGYVDLWVADPGSTEKPAPPYPLLHDGKADVFAGIPFGVSQRGDVIIVVLPGGNLVFGGLMGQGKSNAARVVILGAALDPLCELWVFVFANNGDFDAYQPRLARYHRGIDDTVAAAALQALRDLYEKVAQREARLAELGAKKVTRTLAEKHPELRPLVALFSECHELFGHEQFGKEAADLAVQTMRRGRKAAITLAFDTQSSRADAIPPKIVELVKVNACFAVKSWRSNDGFLGDGSFQAGIRATELRPGKDVGTSLLTGATDERFEILKWFYIEADDDTGYDAAAEVIERAMTYLDERTARAEIDAGSDDAHDVGERRDLLDDLATVLGNERIPAADVPARLRDLAPNYEPYRRMPGVKLREVLEREYGIKVPSTGNRYPVDPVTVRSRIAERGAARGGRR, from the coding sequence ATGACTGAGTTCCGGAGCGGCAACGAACCGCGCCGCAGCGGCGTGCCCGGCGACGATCCGCCCACTGAGCCGATCCCCGTGGTGCCGGCCCCGCCGAACGGGGCGGCTCCGGCAGGCCCATTGCCGCGGTGGCCGCTGCCGGCAGGCACAGCGGGGCCCGCGCTGGAGGGGGTGATCCTGTCCGAGTTGGAAAGCGAGTACGTCGCCCGTCACTTCGAGTACCAGCGCCGGACGCCCGGTCGCTCGCCCGCAGATCAGAGCAAGGCCGTTCAGGTGCGGCGCGCGGCGCCGCTGGTGCGTCGGCGGCGTTCGGTGGCGCCGGCGCTGCGCAAGGCTGTCTCTGTGGTGCGCGGCGGCACTGGACGGGCCACGGTCTACCTGATCACGACGGCGCGGGTGGCGGTCACGCACGAGCGGATCCGCAGCACACTGCGGTGGGCGGTCCGCAACGCCGTGGTCTACGTCGCCACCGGGGTGTGGGTGGTGGTGCGGAGGGTGTGGGAGGCACACACCCAGTCCCGCTACGAGCGGATGATGCGCCAGGCCGAGCTGGCCGGCGACATGCAGCGCCTGATCGACTGGGAACATCGAGCGGAACGAGCGCGCGCGATGCGGCACAAGCGGCGGATGGACTGGATGTACGCCCCGTTCGCACTCGCCAAGGCCGTTGCCGTCGCCGCGATGACGATCGCGGGGATGTTGCTGGCGTTGGGGATCACCCTCGCCGTCGGCTACCAGGACATCACGTGGGTGCTCGCCCCGCTACAGGCCGCGGTGGACCTGATCGCGTGGGTGGTGTGGCTGGTCACCGTCGTCTGGTTGCCGCTGGTGTTGGCGGCGCCCTGGCTCGCGCTGGCGGCGTTGTGGCAGCTCGGCCGCGCCCACGGCACTGTGCCGACGTGGGCCGCCCCGCTCCGCATGCGCGAGCAGGAGGGCGTGATCGTCACGCCCGGCGGGGTCGCGGCCGCGCTCGCGCACCTCGGGATCGGCAGGCTCAACGAGGCGATCAAGAAGGGGTGGGAGGTCGAATTCCTGACCCCGCCGGTGCGGGTGAACAACTGCGGCTACCACGCGGCGTTCTCGCTGCCGATGGGCGTCACCCCGGACATGATCGCCGACCGGCGCGACGTCCTGGCCCGCAACCTCAACCGCGCACCCCTGGAAGTCTGGCCCACCGCAGCCGAGCGGGCCGGCTACGTCGACCTGTGGGTAGCCGACCCGGGCTCCACCGAGAAACCGGCCCCGCCCTACCCGCTGCTCCACGACGGCAAGGCGGACGTGTTCGCCGGGATCCCGTTCGGGGTCTCCCAGCGCGGCGACGTCATCATCGTGGTGCTGCCCGGCGGAAACCTCGTATTCGGCGGGCTGATGGGCCAAGGCAAATCCAACGCCGCCCGCGTAGTCATCCTCGGCGCCGCCCTGGACCCCCTGTGCGAGTTGTGGGTGTTCGTGTTCGCCAACAACGGCGACTTCGACGCCTACCAACCACGCCTGGCCCGCTACCACCGCGGCATCGACGACACCGTGGCCGCCGCCGCGCTGCAAGCGCTGCGGGACCTGTACGAGAAGGTCGCGCAGCGCGAGGCGCGATTGGCCGAGCTGGGCGCAAAGAAAGTCACCCGGACCCTGGCCGAGAAGCACCCGGAGCTGCGGCCGCTGGTGGCGTTGTTCTCCGAGTGCCACGAGCTGTTCGGACACGAGCAGTTCGGGAAGGAGGCCGCGGACCTGGCGGTGCAGACCATGCGCCGCGGGCGGAAAGCGGCGATCACGCTCGCGTTCGACACCCAATCGTCGCGGGCGGACGCGATCCCGCCGAAGATCGTCGAGTTGGTGAAGGTCAACGCGTGCTTCGCGGTCAAGTCATGGCGCTCCAACGACGGGTTCCTCGGCGACGGCTCGTTCCAAGCCGGCATCCGGGCTACCGAGCTACGGCCCGGCAAGGACGTGGGCACCTCGCTGCTGACCGGGGCCACCGATGAGCGGTTCGAGATCCTCAAGTGGTTCTACATCGAAGCCGACGACGACACCGGATACGACGCTGCCGCCGAGGTCATCGAGCGCGCGATGACGTATCTCGACGAGCGCACAGCCCGTGCTGAAATCGACGCTGGGTCGGATGACGCGCATGATGTGGGTGAGCGTCGGGATCTGCTCGACGACCTTGCCACGGTTCTCGGGAACGAGCGGATTCCCGCAGCGGATGTCCCGGCCCGGCTGCGCGACCTCGCGCCGAATTACGAGCCGTATCGACGCATGCCTGGCGTGAAGCTGCGGGAGGTGCTGGAGCGCGAGTACGGCATCAAGGTGCCGTCGACCGGCAACCGCTACCCCGTAGACCCGGTGACGGTGCGTAGCCGAATCGCCGAGCGCGGAGCTGCCCGTGGGGGGCGACGATGA